One segment of Pelecanus crispus isolate bPelCri1 chromosome 2, bPelCri1.pri, whole genome shotgun sequence DNA contains the following:
- the BAMBI gene encoding BMP and activin membrane-bound inhibitor homolog, with protein MDRHSSYIFIWLQLELCAMAVLLTRGEIRCYCDAAHCVATGYMCKSELSACFSRLLDPQNTHSPLTHGCLDSIASTADICQAKQAQNHSGTTTMSTLECCHEDMCNYRGLHDVLSPSRGDTSGQGSRYQHDSSRNLITKVQELTSSKELWFRAAVIAVPIAGGLILVLLIMLALRMLRSENKRLQDQRQQMLSRLHYSFHGHHSKKGQVAKLDLECMVPVTGHENCCMTCDKMRHSDLSNDKILSLVHWGMYSGHGKLEFV; from the exons ATGGATCGCCATTCCAGCTACATCTTCATCTGGCTGCAACTGGAGCTGTGCGCCATGGCCGTCCTGCTCACCAGAG gtgAAATCAGATGCTACTGTGATGCTGCACACTGTGTTGCAACTGGCTATATGTGCAAATCTGAGCTTAGCGCCTGCTTCTCCAGACTGCTTGATCCTCAGAATACACATTCCCCACTTACTCATGGCTGCTTGGACTCTATTGCAAGCACAGCTGATATCTGCCAAGCCAAACAAGCACAAAACCACTCTGGCACCACCACCATGTCCACATTGGAATGCTGTCATGAAGATATGTGCAATTACAGGGGACTACATGATGTTTTGTCTCCTTCCAGGGGTGATACTTCAG GACAAGGGAGCAGATATCAACATGACAGCAGCAGGAATCTCATCACCAAGGTGCAGGAATTGACCTCTTCGAAAGAGCTATGGTTCAGGGCAGCTGTAATTGCTGTTCCTATAGCTGGTGGGCTAATCTTGGTGCTCCTTATCATGCTGGCCTTGCGGATGCTCAGGAGTGAAAACAAGAGACTGCAAGATCAACGACAGCAAATGCTCTCCCGTTTGCACTATAGCTTTCATGGACATCACTCGAAAAAAGGGCAGGTGGCAAAATTGGACTTGGAATGCATGGTACCTGTGACTGGTCACGAGAACTGCTGCATGACCTGTGATAAAATGAGACATTCAGACCTCAGCAATGATAAAATTCTTTCGCTAGTCCACTGGGGAATGTACAGCGGACATGGGAAGCTGGAATTTGTATGa